In Elusimicrobiota bacterium, one genomic interval encodes:
- a CDS encoding HNH endonuclease signature motif containing protein translates to MEKQNTSRYRFMRLTKIARRDGCEVIRGVIYARCYICHKKDKLERFTIDHAIAKCNGGTNKLSNLRICCKSCNRYKAELEMPKPIPIPFYRRLYRMIRKFIRRKIWILKNIKLMKGKYVYD, encoded by the coding sequence ATGGAAAAGCAAAATACAAGCAGATACAGATTTATGCGGTTGACCAAAATAGCCCGGAGAGATGGCTGTGAAGTTATTCGTGGTGTAATATATGCTCGGTGCTATATTTGTCACAAAAAAGATAAACTTGAAAGATTTACAATAGATCATGCGATTGCAAAATGCAACGGTGGAACAAATAAACTTAGTAACCTGCGAATTTGTTGCAAGTCCTGTAACCGGTACAAAGCAGAACTTGAAATGCCAAAACCAATACCTATACCTTTTTACAGAAGATTATACAGAATGATTCGTAAATTTATCCGTAGAAAAATCTGGATTTTGAAAAACATAAAACTTATGAAAGGCAAATATGTTTATGATTGA
- a CDS encoding MoxR family ATPase — translation MNSKKYKIKKLIQEIKDRLSNLYFGSSEIVDIFLAGILSGSNILLWSSWGKGKSWLAEATAKLLGCSFSRIQGSAGLVESKFLARYNLPKLLQGEEIIHWHNFVEAKIKLFDEINRVPATVLNSLFSMLAEKMVIYGNERKSLNAFVFIATLNPADEGTIKSIPMPFLDRFDICLPMSTLNVIDKTKLLNIDKNCIYPVLKEDVIEDIWQETATIKITERIKFVTANMIRTLQICVQKNDKEFLLDFPAVCDTCRFKESICSKLLPNNPVSERAYLSTLKVAQGLVILQNQKEINLEHIFIVLPYVLIHRVKFLHEYEKQHIDKISAIRNLVDYLRKKEFERERAYKIIAEIKSANIQLLDLLHGWAQNDLVLLEHYNNLKKEFASKSQEENIQKFSLAQLEESLRKI, via the coding sequence ATGAACAGTAAAAAATACAAAATCAAGAAGCTGATTCAAGAAATAAAGGACAGGTTATCAAATCTCTATTTCGGTTCTAGTGAGATAGTTGATATTTTTCTAGCCGGAATATTAAGCGGATCTAATATTTTGTTATGGAGCAGCTGGGGGAAAGGAAAGAGCTGGCTAGCAGAAGCAACAGCAAAACTTTTAGGATGTAGTTTTTCAAGGATCCAAGGATCTGCGGGACTTGTTGAGTCAAAATTTTTAGCAAGATATAATTTACCAAAACTTCTACAGGGTGAAGAAATTATTCACTGGCACAATTTTGTAGAAGCAAAAATTAAACTATTTGATGAAATTAATAGAGTTCCGGCAACAGTGCTTAATTCATTGTTTAGTATGCTGGCCGAGAAGATGGTAATTTATGGTAACGAAAGAAAATCACTTAATGCGTTTGTTTTCATTGCAACTCTAAATCCCGCTGACGAAGGAACAATAAAATCAATTCCAATGCCTTTTCTTGACCGTTTTGATATTTGTCTTCCAATGTCTACACTTAATGTCATTGACAAAACAAAACTTCTTAATATTGATAAAAATTGTATTTATCCTGTTTTGAAAGAAGATGTAATAGAAGATATCTGGCAAGAAACAGCTACCATAAAAATTACAGAACGTATAAAGTTTGTCACAGCAAATATGATTAGGACCCTACAGATTTGTGTACAAAAAAATGATAAAGAATTTTTGCTTGATTTTCCAGCGGTTTGTGATACTTGTAGGTTCAAGGAATCAATCTGTTCAAAACTGTTGCCGAACAACCCTGTTTCTGAGCGTGCGTATTTAAGCACACTAAAAGTTGCACAAGGGCTTGTTATTTTGCAAAATCAGAAAGAAATAAATCTTGAACATATTTTTATAGTGTTACCATATGTTTTAATTCACAGAGTCAAATTTCTCCATGAATATGAAAAACAACATATAGATAAAATTTCTGCAATAAGAAATCTTGTTGATTATTTAAGAAAGAAAGAGTTTGAACGAGAAAGGGCATATAAAATAATTGCAGAAATAAAATCTGCGAATATACAGCTACTTGATTTACTTCACGGATGGGCACAAAATGACCTGGTTTTGTTGGAACATTATAATAATCTTAAGAAAGAATTTGCATCAAAAAGTCAAGAAGAAAACATTCAAAAATTCAGTTTAGCACAATTGGAAGAATCTTTAAGAAAAATATAA